From Panicum hallii strain FIL2 chromosome 2, PHallii_v3.1, whole genome shotgun sequence, a single genomic window includes:
- the LOC112882517 gene encoding uncharacterized protein LOC112882517, translating into MACANMYNPEHHQHQPAPFMAPRMSFSSDFAVEPPPPAAARGGAAAPGDTDFEFSVGSHPMMAADQLFSKGRLLPLREAPHGGAGGRPVTLRDELRADERHGRLPRAPNIRWKELLGLRKAPKKQAAAEAAAGTSTDAHTDLGGQGGTRD; encoded by the exons ATGGCATGTGCTAACATGTACAACCCGGAGCACCACCAGCACCAGCCGGCGCCCTTCATGGCGCCGCGGATGTCCTTCTCCAGTGACTTCGCGGTGgagccgccgcccccggccgcggcccgcggcggcgcggcggcgccgggggacACCGACTTCGAGTTCTCCGTCGGCAGCCACCCGATGATGGCCGCCGACCAGCTCTTCTCCAAGGGCCGCCTCCTGCCGCTCCGGGAGGCCCcgcacggcggcgccggcggccggcccgTCACGCTGCGCGACGAGCTGCGCGCCGACGAGCGCCACGGCCGCCTGCCCCGCGCGCCCAACATCCGGTGGAAGGAGCTGCTCGGGCTCAGGAAGGCGCCCAAGAAGCAGGCCGCcgccgaagccgccgccggcacgTCCACCGATGCCCATACG GATCTTGGAGGCCAGGGAGGCACGAGAGACTGA
- the LOC112882029 gene encoding probable BRI1 kinase inhibitor 1 has protein sequence MDTPRLRSPRPPQLLSRPPTPPLPPPPPPLSAATSPFRDDLSFPFPSPFGGHHLLPPLPMSRTPVGRVGSDLNHARTGHRHATTSDDSESSKDRDRDNRARSKASPFLSGLAAAWRKESTGSSDAAGKQQAEDRRKDKAKRALDVGQWLKRHMASMVEQLRASFSRQAERDRQEQRRRPHSFSGHGPGAAREMRERERWRRRRGQLSSAPASLRVSPANSGHLSVGGSVKVSTSSEESTMEELQSAIQAAIAHCKNSIATKQTAAAGDDSKLQ, from the coding sequence ATGGACACGCCGCGGCTGCGGTCACCACGTCCACCTCAACTGCTGTCCAGGCCGCCAACCCCGCCTCTccctcccccaccgccgcccctctccgccgccacctccccctTCCGCGACGAcctctccttccccttcccctccccATTCGgcggccaccacctcctccccccgCTCCCCATGTCCCGCACCCCCGTCGGCCGCGTCGGCAGCGACCTCAACCACGCCAGAACGGGCCACCGTCACGCCACCACGAGCGACGACAGCGAGAGCAGCAAGGACAGGGACAGGGATAATAGGGCCAGGAGCAAGGCCTCGCCTTTCCTCTCAGGTCTCGCCGCCGCGTGGAGAAAGGAGAGCACCGGCAGCAGCGACGCCGCGGGAAAGCAGCAGGCCGAGGACAGGAGGAAGGACAAGGCGAAGAGAGCGCTGGACGTGGGCCAGTGGCTGAAGAGGCACATGGCGTCCATGGTGGAGCAGCTGCGTGCCTCCTTCTCCCGGCAGGCGGAGAGGGACAGGCAGGAGCAGCGGCGCCGGCCGCACTCGTTCTCGGGGCACGGCCCGGGCGCCGCGAGGGAGATGAGGGAGCGggagcggtggaggcggcggcgggggcagctGTCGTCGGCGCCGGCGTCGCTGCGGGTGTCGCCGGCGAACAGCGGGCACCTGTCGGTGGGCGGGTCGGTGAAGGTGTCGACGTCGTCGGAGGAGAGCACCATGGAGGAGCTGCAGAGCGCCATCCAGGCCGCCATCGCGCACTGCAAGAACTCCATCGCGACCAagcagacggcggcggccggggacgaCAGCAAGCTTCAGTAA
- the LOC112882028 gene encoding probable protein phosphatase 2C 69 isoform X2, which translates to MDSELLSVDHLLLLCFGDSYQMLFDGHNGSGAAIYAKENLLHNVLRAIPTCLSRDEWLAVLPRALVAAFVKTDKDFQRVAGTSGTTVTFVIVDEWVVTVASVGDSRCILESAEGSVYCLSADHRFDSNPDEVERVTACGSKVGKMDIVGGPEVGPLRCWPGGLCLSRSIGDFDVGECIIPVPHVKQVKLSNAGGRIIIASDGVWDDLTCEMALDCSRGFPSDVAANRIVNEAIRPRGIRDDTTCIVIDILPPEKLAPTPPKRQGKIAFNSMFRRKSADVHFKTNSEYAEPDVVEEIFEDGSAMLSKRLTTGYALEKIFARSSCAVCLVRLKSGQGISLHANPLQHEKLQGWQGPFLCHSCHDKKEAMEGKRRRKDSSPTVFGHMC; encoded by the exons ATGGATAGTGAACTTCTGTCGGTAGATCATTTGCTTTTGCTGTGTTTTGGTGATAGCTATCAGATG CTGTTTGATGGGCACAACGGATCTGGAGCTGCCATATACGCAAAGGAGAATCTGCTGCACAATGTCTTGCGTGCCATTCCTACGTGCTTGAGCAGAGATGAGTGGCTTGCTGTGCTCCCACGTGCGCTTGTTGCAGCATTTGTCAAGACAGACAAGGATTTCCAGAGAGTAG CTGGAACTTCTGGTACAACTGTGACATTTGTGATAGTAGACGAGTGGGTTGTTACAGTAGCATCTGTTGGTGATTCACGGTGCATACTAGAATCTGCTGAGGGTTCAGTCTACTGTCTATCTGCTGATCATCGTTTCGACTCCAACCCAGATGA GGTTGAACGTGTAACTGCGTGTGGGAGTAAGGTTGGGAAAATGGATATTGTCGGCGGCCCAGAG GTTGGTCCTCTGAGATGTTGGCCAGGTGGCTTGTGCCTATCTAGATCGATAGGGGATTTTGATGTTGGCGAATGCATCATCCCTGTTCCACATGTTAAGCAAGTGAAG CTTTCCAATGCTGGAGGCAGAATTATCATCGCGAGTGATGGCGTTTGGGATGATTTGACTTGTGAAATGGCTCTTGACTGTTCTCGTGGGTTCCCATCAGACGTAGCTGCCAATCGAATTGTTAAT GAAGCAATCCGGCCTCGGGGAATCAGGGATGACACTACTTGCATTGTAATCGACATACTACCTCCAGAAAAACTAGCTCCAACTCCTCCTAAGAGGCAGGGGAAGATTGCATTCAATAGTATGTTTCGCCGAAAATCTGCAGATGTTCACTTTAAAACAAATAGTGAATATGCTGAACCGGACGTGGTAGAAGAAATATTTGAAGATGGCTCTGCGATGCTTTCTAAAAG GCTAACCACCGGATATGCACTTGAGAAAATTTTTGCGCGCTCTAGTTGTGCGGTTTGTCTGGTACGGTTGAAATCTGGGCAAGGGATTTCGCTGCATGCCAACCCACTGCAACATGAAAAACTACAAGGTTGGCAAGGTCCTTTCCTGTGCCATAGCTGTCATGATAAGAAAGAGGCCATGGAGGGTAAACGAAGACGAAAAG ATTCTTCACCAACCGTCTTCGGTCACATGTGCTAG
- the LOC112882028 gene encoding probable protein phosphatase 2C 69 isoform X1 — protein MAMAAAAPALSPGTVPLGVLLRREVTKERMERPDVLCGEASRSRKGEDFTLLRAGAGQRVAGDPSTSFSVFALFDGHNGSGAAIYAKENLLHNVLRAIPTCLSRDEWLAVLPRALVAAFVKTDKDFQRVAGTSGTTVTFVIVDEWVVTVASVGDSRCILESAEGSVYCLSADHRFDSNPDEVERVTACGSKVGKMDIVGGPEVGPLRCWPGGLCLSRSIGDFDVGECIIPVPHVKQVKLSNAGGRIIIASDGVWDDLTCEMALDCSRGFPSDVAANRIVNEAIRPRGIRDDTTCIVIDILPPEKLAPTPPKRQGKIAFNSMFRRKSADVHFKTNSEYAEPDVVEEIFEDGSAMLSKRLTTGYALEKIFARSSCAVCLVRLKSGQGISLHANPLQHEKLQGWQGPFLCHSCHDKKEAMEGKRRRKDSSPTVFGHMC, from the exons atggcgatggcggcggcggcgcccgcttTGTCGCCGGGGACGGTGCCGCTCGGCGTGCTGCTGCGGCGGGAGGTGACCAAGGAGCGGATGGAGCGCCCCGACGTGCTGTGCGGGGAGGCCAGCCGCAGCCGCAAGGGCGAGGACTTCACGCTgctccgcgccggcgccggccagcGCGTCGCCGGGGACCCCTCCACCTCTTTCTCCGTCTTCGCG CTGTTTGATGGGCACAACGGATCTGGAGCTGCCATATACGCAAAGGAGAATCTGCTGCACAATGTCTTGCGTGCCATTCCTACGTGCTTGAGCAGAGATGAGTGGCTTGCTGTGCTCCCACGTGCGCTTGTTGCAGCATTTGTCAAGACAGACAAGGATTTCCAGAGAGTAG CTGGAACTTCTGGTACAACTGTGACATTTGTGATAGTAGACGAGTGGGTTGTTACAGTAGCATCTGTTGGTGATTCACGGTGCATACTAGAATCTGCTGAGGGTTCAGTCTACTGTCTATCTGCTGATCATCGTTTCGACTCCAACCCAGATGA GGTTGAACGTGTAACTGCGTGTGGGAGTAAGGTTGGGAAAATGGATATTGTCGGCGGCCCAGAG GTTGGTCCTCTGAGATGTTGGCCAGGTGGCTTGTGCCTATCTAGATCGATAGGGGATTTTGATGTTGGCGAATGCATCATCCCTGTTCCACATGTTAAGCAAGTGAAG CTTTCCAATGCTGGAGGCAGAATTATCATCGCGAGTGATGGCGTTTGGGATGATTTGACTTGTGAAATGGCTCTTGACTGTTCTCGTGGGTTCCCATCAGACGTAGCTGCCAATCGAATTGTTAAT GAAGCAATCCGGCCTCGGGGAATCAGGGATGACACTACTTGCATTGTAATCGACATACTACCTCCAGAAAAACTAGCTCCAACTCCTCCTAAGAGGCAGGGGAAGATTGCATTCAATAGTATGTTTCGCCGAAAATCTGCAGATGTTCACTTTAAAACAAATAGTGAATATGCTGAACCGGACGTGGTAGAAGAAATATTTGAAGATGGCTCTGCGATGCTTTCTAAAAG GCTAACCACCGGATATGCACTTGAGAAAATTTTTGCGCGCTCTAGTTGTGCGGTTTGTCTGGTACGGTTGAAATCTGGGCAAGGGATTTCGCTGCATGCCAACCCACTGCAACATGAAAAACTACAAGGTTGGCAAGGTCCTTTCCTGTGCCATAGCTGTCATGATAAGAAAGAGGCCATGGAGGGTAAACGAAGACGAAAAG ATTCTTCACCAACCGTCTTCGGTCACATGTGCTAG